The following are encoded in a window of Ruminiclostridium herbifermentans genomic DNA:
- a CDS encoding helix-turn-helix domain-containing protein: MGRKKIEKVPIDCNILDEALKKRKLSINKLTDDKKDYYIGVTRRTISRARHDGYINPEILDKIGEQLNVNPYWLTGQGLNVLPSMKKNSEYCKTENHPYKKVAQKINLSHHFQELLILHGVSYEQFNSLSEATQHGFEMEIDLVIQMVIIKYFSPHAKPDDVFLSNEDLYEMSCDVLSSETYKKLFNLLEL; this comes from the coding sequence ATGGGTCGCAAAAAAATAGAAAAGGTACCTATTGACTGTAATATTTTAGACGAGGCGTTGAAAAAAAGAAAACTAAGCATCAACAAACTTACGGATGACAAAAAAGACTATTATATTGGCGTAACAAGAAGAACAATCAGTCGTGCTCGTCATGATGGATATATCAATCCAGAAATTCTCGACAAGATTGGTGAACAGCTAAATGTCAACCCTTATTGGCTTACAGGACAAGGCTTGAATGTTTTACCCAGTATGAAAAAGAACTCTGAGTACTGCAAAACCGAAAACCATCCCTATAAAAAAGTTGCACAAAAAATAAATCTTTCCCACCATTTTCAAGAATTGCTTATACTGCATGGCGTTTCTTATGAACAATTCAACTCACTTTCTGAGGCAACTCAGCACGGTTTCGAAATGGAAATCGATTTAGTCATCCAAATGGTTATTATTAAATATTTTTCGCCACACGCCAAACCGGATGATGTATTTTTATCCAATGAAGATTTGTATGAAATGTCTTGTGATGTATTGTCCAGTGAAACATATAAAAAATTATTCAATTTACTTGAATTATAA
- a CDS encoding DUF2971 domain-containing protein — MINSLSKKVIQQIEQEVQLETNNEEIHNVYHFTSVSALHSIIENNSIRLTDCTFMNDRYEYIECLKMVISTAKEMLKEREPNTKYNEILIEMQEYYNERVKEYISNLNDGWYRSFYILSMSTISDSIPMWNYYSNSSGICIEFDKAELYDMFSKKVDLSNNPKAMREVNIRQFRCLYDESSKKKLIRKMIEISLPEIAESYSVDEQKKRSGLYVYFSNTIRNFSHIFKRAEFIYENEYRFVIDFCKNTNPKEKLEHIDKGFYSTPDTIRSCITVKFDKNLPIRAIYISPTNINETVVRGIKLLLEYYGYDDIKIEKKQMSLRANY, encoded by the coding sequence ATGATAAATTCTCTGTCAAAAAAAGTTATTCAACAAATAGAACAAGAGGTACAATTAGAAACTAATAATGAAGAGATCCATAATGTATATCATTTCACTAGCGTGAGTGCATTGCATTCAATTATTGAAAATAATAGTATTAGACTAACTGATTGTACATTTATGAATGATAGATATGAGTACATTGAATGTTTAAAAATGGTGATATCAACTGCAAAAGAAATGTTAAAAGAGCGAGAACCTAATACGAAATATAATGAAATTCTTATAGAAATGCAAGAATATTACAACGAACGAGTAAAAGAATATATTTCAAATCTTAATGATGGTTGGTATCGTTCATTTTATATTTTATCGATGAGTACCATAAGTGACTCTATACCAATGTGGAATTATTATTCAAATAGTTCGGGAATATGCATTGAATTCGACAAAGCAGAATTATATGATATGTTTAGTAAGAAAGTAGACCTAAGTAACAATCCTAAGGCAATGCGTGAAGTTAATATTCGGCAATTCAGATGTCTATATGATGAATCATCGAAAAAAAAGCTAATAAGAAAGATGATAGAAATATCGTTACCTGAAATTGCTGAGAGCTATAGTGTTGATGAACAGAAGAAACGGTCTGGCTTATATGTCTATTTTTCAAATACAATTCGTAATTTTTCACATATTTTTAAAAGAGCTGAATTTATTTACGAGAACGAGTATCGATTTGTAATTGATTTCTGTAAGAATACTAATCCAAAAGAAAAATTAGAACATATTGATAAAGGTTTCTATTCCACACCGGATACTATTAGATCATGCATAACAGTTAAATTTGATAAAAATTTACCTATAAGAGCTATTTACATTTCTCCTACTAATATAAATGAAACGGTGGTAAGAGGTATTAAACTGTTATTAGAATATTATGGTTATGATGATATTAAAATCGAAAAAAAGCAGATGAGTTTGCGAGCGAACTATTAG
- a CDS encoding DUF3800 domain-containing protein, which produces MLLILDESGRTGTQKYDLCWNFSKQPYFLLCGVLIPENKVEVIENKINELHARYKIQGEFKSTKETVKKNINELTEEFWNIIYSNECKMLIEVVNKKFCIAMHIVNYCIIPYYDFPEEQYYSYDAGVLRRSFANYIYDKISDNLFGDFVEMFDSDKKDLDKLKSLCCRLIDEADNTDIKEYVEDTLDSVNNYSELGLSLRHLFPLVDYYKSGESAVAVCPHIDSFNNILSRTESISLSNVIHDKINELSVALQQAAVQQNREIEFGDSKKDALLQLADFWAGTTREAVEKVLLNGETGNNIIYDIIQHDLNFVSSFNEQVKLFPNNDMLLLWKNYYEDLFFCRNS; this is translated from the coding sequence TTGCTACTTATTTTAGATGAGAGCGGTAGAACTGGTACTCAAAAATATGATCTCTGTTGGAATTTTTCAAAGCAACCTTATTTTTTATTATGCGGAGTTTTAATCCCCGAAAATAAAGTAGAAGTAATTGAAAATAAAATAAACGAACTACATGCACGTTATAAAATACAGGGTGAGTTCAAATCGACAAAAGAAACTGTTAAAAAGAACATTAATGAATTAACAGAAGAATTTTGGAATATTATTTACTCAAATGAATGCAAAATGCTAATTGAGGTTGTCAATAAAAAATTTTGTATTGCAATGCACATTGTTAATTACTGCATTATTCCTTATTATGACTTCCCTGAAGAACAGTATTATTCTTATGATGCAGGAGTATTACGAAGAAGCTTTGCAAATTATATATATGATAAAATTAGCGATAATCTTTTTGGCGATTTTGTTGAAATGTTTGATAGTGATAAAAAAGATTTAGATAAACTTAAAAGTCTTTGTTGCAGGTTAATTGATGAAGCTGACAATACAGATATTAAAGAGTATGTTGAAGATACTCTTGACTCAGTTAATAACTATAGTGAGTTGGGATTATCACTAAGACACCTTTTCCCTTTGGTAGACTATTACAAAAGTGGAGAATCTGCTGTTGCAGTATGTCCACATATTGATTCTTTTAATAACATATTATCTAGAACGGAGTCGATTAGTTTATCAAATGTAATTCACGACAAAATCAATGAATTAAGTGTAGCATTACAACAAGCAGCTGTACAACAAAATAGAGAAATCGAATTTGGAGACTCAAAAAAGGATGCATTGTTGCAACTTGCTGATTTTTGGGCTGGAACCACACGGGAAGCTGTAGAAAAAGTATTGTTAAATGGTGAAACAGGAAATAATATAATTTATGATATTATCCAGCATGATTTAAATTTCGTAAGTAGCTTTAATGAACAGGTAAAATTATTTCCAAATAATGATATGTTGTTATTATGGAAGAATTACTATGAAGATCTTTTCTTTTGTCGCAATTCCTAA
- a CDS encoding DUF4116 domain-containing protein: MNITMEKLKKDGLLLKQIPKDKQTPKKCKEAISQNPKALQYASRKCIDAEICLTAVEKDANAFRYVPKQFVTKEMCLLAVQSNADLLNKVPSELLTLDICLLAVTNKLDTLAYVPQEIRYEILNEETPSELLESIVEHNIDWLTYMPACKNGIDICMAYIKKDFSVSKYMPVAIKKNQKILDYQKSQGKISLLSKSYNSETGLFIAKIKVIYERIPSFLCDSRIREYSYTVMAEFQNFDEFYNFVDGNLCDAELRTCKFEGIDLKKYNIEGAVIHQDVLAEQGLFDGIYFEGLKKRIEFTDLSEVEKNEICLLTGFNYPKPVDEDGYGRFDNNYIPFFYVSDIHLCHRVLHKFKLRASKEEVKWYVKSLAKKMLASVGTFPNDSYLLIAGDTASDFELAKIFYEELVGLWNPQKIVVIHGNHELWDPWDEIENNIQVYREYFKGLGITFLHNDLLLIKNRHRHSILSEDEIHDLKIGQLRKQAKKCSAAILGGIGFSALNSKYNAINMRYGKTFEESTSAEEALEKDIFETRRFDNIYRKLLQALPENKVIVLTHMQKWDWNGDSYNPNWIYVNGHNHRNYFDISGNKVVYADNQIGYKTETVGLKYFYINNEYDIFAYFKDGIHPIIKSQYMDFNMGKLVQMSFGKEDGQIYMIKKNGKYMFFIHCLYSKQSKNKCLYLLDGGKLRKLSRDRPEDLQYYYDTLDIYIENVHQLLDKYTGGQKKISEFVKRLGGSGKIHGCIVDVDKPGNFEAYSYCHLFVNPTDGKVTPYFAYDVASRRVYKDFKALLESEESCKLLQGNYTRLEKEKNLNMPALEYSSQSEEWGDESSMYDEGSYLYKISRIIKSLQYVAEKSIVRIWNEELLNYDFVNRIKEANRIEDMIDNSFIVEIGGE; encoded by the coding sequence ATGAATATTACTATGGAAAAACTGAAAAAAGATGGCCTTCTATTGAAACAGATACCTAAAGATAAACAAACACCAAAAAAGTGTAAAGAGGCTATCAGTCAAAATCCCAAGGCATTGCAATATGCGTCCAGAAAATGTATTGATGCAGAAATTTGTTTGACTGCGGTTGAGAAGGATGCAAATGCATTTCGATATGTTCCAAAACAGTTTGTTACCAAGGAAATGTGTTTGCTGGCTGTTCAGTCTAATGCAGATTTACTTAATAAAGTTCCTTCTGAATTGTTAACGCTGGATATATGTTTACTTGCAGTAACAAATAAACTAGATACTTTGGCATATGTTCCTCAAGAAATAAGGTACGAGATATTGAATGAAGAAACCCCATCAGAACTTCTTGAGAGTATAGTTGAACATAATATTGACTGGCTAACTTATATGCCTGCATGCAAAAATGGTATAGATATTTGTATGGCATATATTAAGAAAGACTTCTCTGTCTCTAAGTACATGCCTGTAGCAATAAAGAAGAATCAAAAGATTTTAGATTATCAGAAATCTCAAGGGAAAATAAGTCTTCTTAGTAAATCGTACAATTCGGAAACTGGTTTATTTATAGCAAAAATAAAGGTGATTTATGAAAGAATACCATCCTTTTTGTGTGATAGCAGAATAAGAGAGTATTCGTATACTGTAATGGCGGAGTTTCAGAACTTTGATGAATTTTACAATTTTGTAGATGGCAATCTATGTGATGCTGAATTACGTACATGTAAATTCGAAGGCATCGACCTAAAGAAATACAACATAGAAGGAGCAGTTATTCATCAAGACGTTTTGGCAGAACAAGGACTGTTTGATGGAATATATTTTGAAGGACTGAAGAAAAGAATAGAGTTCACGGACTTATCTGAAGTGGAGAAAAACGAAATCTGTCTTCTGACTGGATTCAATTATCCAAAGCCTGTTGATGAGGATGGATATGGAAGATTTGATAACAACTACATACCATTTTTCTATGTGAGTGATATTCATCTGTGCCATAGAGTTTTACATAAGTTTAAACTAAGAGCATCAAAGGAAGAAGTTAAATGGTATGTTAAGTCTTTGGCGAAAAAAATGCTGGCATCGGTGGGAACATTTCCTAATGACAGTTACTTACTAATTGCTGGAGATACTGCTTCGGATTTTGAATTAGCAAAAATATTTTATGAGGAATTGGTGGGATTATGGAATCCCCAAAAGATTGTAGTCATACATGGAAATCATGAACTTTGGGATCCATGGGATGAAATTGAAAATAACATTCAGGTTTATCGTGAATACTTTAAAGGCTTGGGAATCACATTCCTCCATAATGACTTGCTTTTGATAAAAAATCGACATCGGCATTCTATACTTAGTGAAGATGAAATCCATGATCTTAAAATAGGACAATTAAGGAAACAGGCAAAGAAGTGTTCTGCAGCAATACTTGGAGGTATTGGATTTAGCGCTTTAAATAGTAAATATAATGCTATAAATATGCGTTATGGAAAGACTTTTGAAGAATCAACATCTGCGGAAGAGGCACTGGAAAAAGATATTTTTGAAACTCGTAGATTTGATAATATATACCGTAAATTGCTTCAGGCGCTTCCGGAAAATAAAGTTATAGTTCTTACACATATGCAGAAGTGGGACTGGAATGGAGACTCATATAATCCGAATTGGATTTACGTAAACGGGCATAACCACCGTAATTACTTTGATATTAGCGGTAATAAGGTGGTTTATGCAGACAATCAAATTGGTTATAAAACAGAAACAGTAGGACTAAAATACTTCTATATTAATAATGAATATGACATATTTGCATATTTTAAAGATGGCATTCATCCAATTATAAAGAGTCAATATATGGATTTTAATATGGGTAAGCTGGTGCAGATGTCTTTTGGAAAAGAAGATGGACAGATTTACATGATAAAGAAGAATGGAAAGTACATGTTCTTTATCCATTGCTTATATTCCAAGCAGTCCAAAAATAAATGTCTTTATCTTTTGGATGGAGGTAAACTGCGCAAATTGTCACGAGATAGACCAGAGGATTTACAATATTATTATGATACTCTTGATATCTATATAGAAAATGTTCATCAACTGCTAGACAAATACACAGGTGGGCAGAAAAAAATTTCAGAGTTTGTAAAAAGACTTGGAGGATCTGGAAAGATTCATGGTTGTATAGTAGATGTAGATAAACCTGGAAATTTTGAAGCATATTCTTATTGCCACTTGTTTGTTAATCCAACAGATGGAAAGGTTACACCTTACTTTGCTTATGATGTGGCATCTAGAAGAGTTTACAAGGATTTCAAGGCTTTATTAGAATCAGAGGAATCTTGTAAATTGTTGCAAGGTAATTATACAAGACTTGAAAAGGAAAAGAACTTAAATATGCCTGCATTAGAGTACTCTAGTCAGTCGGAAGAATGGGGAGATGAAAGTTCAATGTATGACGAAGGTAGCTATCTGTATAAGATTTCAAGAATAATTAAAAGCCTACAGTATGTTGCTGAAAAAAGCATTGTTCGAATATGGAATGAGGAACTACTAAATTATGATTTTGTCAATCGTATCAAAGAGGCAAACAGAATTGAGGACATGATTGACAATTCATTCATTGTAGAAATTGGCGGTGAGTAA